In the genome of Macadamia integrifolia cultivar HAES 741 unplaced genomic scaffold, SCU_Mint_v3 scaffold3446, whole genome shotgun sequence, the window TTTCTCAACTCTATTTATGAGTGGGGTGGCTTGGGCTGAACCCAGCAGCCagtgttgttattattattatatatgtatTATTTCATGCTTTATTTGGCTGTTTATTCGTTTTTTGCAAGGGTTTTCCACACTACCGTGAGGGGGAATCTCTCACCTTACACTAATCAGTCATGACGAGGGCCCATATGATTAGAGAGGAGACAGAATATTAGTACATGGATCACATGGCCAAAATATGGGAGAACATATgaaagcaattttaaaatgtgttaaaaataaaaaataaaaaaacccataagacGCCACTTCATGCAAGGTGGAGCACTgtcttaccatctctagaccgtatcagcgccaaggcgctagtaaggcgatgccttagcagcgccttaaaaactatgatagatacgaaaggattttaaaaatttcacgTATTgaatcggtgtgtatcgtatcggtaagggccgatacagATACGTATCAGCAGATACGGtatgatacatactgatacttaaaaccatggcccAGACCCCAAGTAGGTGTTGACTAGCTAGgttgcctaggcgacgccttgacaaatATGTTCTATCCTCTGCCAAGGCCCCGAAAACACCCACAAGATACCTTGCAACTTCGTCTTGCCCTTGTGCCCTTAGCCAACGGCTTAATGACACTCCTAACAATCCTGCCTGGCCCTTTGCCCCTTCGCCAGCCTCCCTAGACCTCTGTTAGGCTTTCAGCATCTCCGCCTGGCTCCCTACACCTCCACTAGGCTACCTGCTCAAGAGTCATGTTTGCTggcattggtgttattgaggtttttgatatgcttggttagtagaatttttatgatctcatttaactaaagatatcatggtggtGACAACCAAAGTTTAAAGACGGTAAAAGTCAAAGTTAAAAAGCAGTGTCTGCTAAggtttattggcagtgcttatCCAAAGTAATTGACGATAAATCAAGGTAATTGATGGTATTTCATCAGGATTCGTGATGTAAGACAGTATTTAGCCAAAGTCTGTATTTATGACGATATTTAGCCTAAGTCCAAAAAAGTGGTGGTTTACCATaggcggtttgccaaagtttatgatttatggtggtatttaacataaattcATGGTAGTGGTGATTAACCACAGGCGGTTTACCAAAGTTTATGATTTGTGGTGacatttaacctaaatccatagAAGTAGCAGTTAGCCATAGGcagtatgccaaagtaagatattaattcaagaaaataacggtttgccaagtgttgattaatatcaaagttttctacctgtcaggttttcaaggtaggctgatctttagatcaagaaatgacctataaggaaatgtatatttcatgtgatcacaggtatgatatcgATTTCTTATGTATATGTTTCCAGACTATttggattaatagttttctattgtttataacattagatagttatatgccgtatattgagctgtattttttactattgttcaacagtagagattattgattgaattAAAGTTTGTTTGAATGGTTTTtgatcttgggattatttggccaggtatcaatggaaagacatcagtatcagtatagcccaagtgggagattgctaggatttttatgtgggcttaactgatactgaTTGATCCATTGAGCCCAAGCAATTAGACCCACTTTGATTAGGAAActcttagtccaatccattgtgggaatgaattaggattttaaggattatattataaatagaagctaaaggtcCCTGTAGCCGtcactttaacaccttcatggtGTTGGGATCTTTCTcccctccccactccccaccaccctctctttttttttttttgaatgtaaaagaaaatcaatattttaaaaaagagaaattacgtCCAAGTTCATACTAGTACGGGATATGGGGGAGTGGGTGGTTAAGTCGCTAGCGCAGGGTTTGCTCGCACTTCTTCCTtgtatttctcctcttttttacATGAAATGACCCCGCCATTCTCCTATATACGAAATCATTCTACTGCACTTCATTATTGAATTACCTTATGCAGTTTGCTCAAGGAACTCTTCTCCTATATTATATTTAGGAAGAAGATTATTGTTGGGTTGTGTGGCCGCTGCACAAACGTAGGGCCTATGAGAGCATACACAGAGGTATACATGGGGGTgagatttttttcattttaggggACGATATGTCATTTCACGTGATTCTGTGCCTAGGCACAAGATGCACGCAATctaataggatttttttttttgttggccaTTTAATTTGAAAGTTGCAACTAATTAaaactcatttattttttaggtaaagCTTTATTTCTTGTGATAACATGTGTTATGTATTGAAATTTATATTCATAGAAATATTTTATCAAAGTGCCTTATTTTTGTTTAGTTTGATTCTTGTAGTTTAGTTTCAATTTATGGAATCATTTGccttcatggaaaaaaaaaaaaaaaaagttatctaTATATAGCCCTAttctttttagggtttttcttgaTGTAACCATGGTTGGTTATATTGAGCCAGGAATTATAACTGTAAAAAATtcagttaaaaaataaaaaaatattaattagtAGAAAAAATGTCATCAGTTTCATTAATTGTGTTTTATCTATAAGCAAAAagcaattttattttcaataccACATAGGTGGTTACATGAAAATTAATCATTTTTGGGAACCTTAAAGCGATGGATTAAGTATCAATATCAGATCGACCGTAAACAATACCAATATCTATTGTGAGTATCAGTGAAAAagttggcatttttttttaattttgaatgaTTCGGGCCGATACTTATCGATTTGTATCTGCATAGGCAGTGAGCGATGCGGGGAACTAAAACCCTAGTTGTGTGAAAGAAGATGCttgaattaagaaataaagagtGATAAATTTGTTTCATCCTCTTTGGGTGGTAGAGATTGGGAAGCCTGGTTTCTTCATGGGAAAGCCCATATGAAGAGTTCAGACTTCTCTTGAATTGAATCCATTAGCCTAATGCAATGGGAAGCTTGTATTTCTAAAGGAGAAAGGGACCCATCTTAAAACTTGTTAGAGGCccacaattttttgtttttggtttttggttttttgttttttgtttttttttttctttttttatgagaGGAGCTCCCACATGGCAAATATACATGGCCTCATTAAATAAGGTAGAACTTTAACTTGGTATGATTAATCAAGAAAGAGATGGAAAACTatagaagaaatgatttttttttttttttgctaacgacgtgtatccaagcctttggcctCACTAGTTccgcgggtccatactgaccctacaaccGCATTGATTAGGTcatcataccggggttgaatgagaaccattcaactttcactgaaagtagtggagcactaaacacccccatgtgagtggcccaagatgtgcctagtgtgagtcgaacttaggactcctgagtttacggctcgtaccaagttcgttgctctcCAACTGTGCTACCGCCTTGGATTAAATGAATGGGCTTAATGTAAAGAAAAGATTGACATTTACAAGAAGTGAGAAACATAAGAAATCCCATCAAAAAACATAGAGAGATGTGTGGTCGCAAAAGTTTCTTGGATTAGCACAAGAGACAGATGAGTCTTGTTTGCAAGATTTCCTTTACCACTTGGAAAAAGAAAGCTCAAAAAGACCTTTGATAATGGAGAAGGGTCTTATGCACATGCACGGGGAATGGTGTGCCCCTTCATCTCCATCGGATCTTTGATGCATGATCGTGCACAAAATTTTTTGTCCTTAATAAATCAATCCAACCTATTTCGTTTCTCTCTAGAAAATTGGAGATTTGGGTCATTCATTGGGATCAACCCACGGATCAAGGTATTGGTATCATATAAGCTGTGATACATATATCAGTATCGTACGTATCATCTGATCCGTATATCGATATTGATTTCCAATAATACTGATACGTATTGGGCCTATTGGCTGATGTTACCAATAAGATACCAACATAGAACTATGAATACACATTACCGATAAAAAAGTGGGTCGGTGTGTAATAAGGTTCTGGGTCCGGTGCTTGTCATTACCATGCTATAGCCCCAGTGCGGTCCCTCCAGGCGGGGGACAAGATCAGCTGGGGTTGGCCCAAACGCGAGAGATGGCCTTCATAAACTCTTGCGCCAGTGGGGCCCAATGAGTGGGCCGGTCAGTTTGTCTCGGGCCTAATACTGAACTTTCATTCTCTCTGCGAGATAGCTTCACCTCGTTGTACACTAGATAATATGGGAAAGGATTCTCTAAGCAAATGGTATAGAGAGCACACCAATGAAGAGTTTCATAtatcatagagatcatttctagagagagaaagagcatttctcaaaaatattttaaaaatttgtaAGTTTTACTAGGCTTACAGTACCATCTATTTGTGTGTGACCTGATACTCCCATTTAAATGGCCTCCTGGGTCTCCCAGCCCCGGGAATCTGGACGTAAAATAGGTGgtgagaaaaatgaagaactaaTCCTTTAGGGTAGATGTTTCCCACAAGGCTAGAGTGAGAAATCACACTAATGAGAGGATGAGAGGCGGATTTATTCAGTAGGAGTAAGCACGTCTTAGTCTGCGTGGGCACCACAACACTTTATGTGAGAGGGCATGTGAAGGAATCCCCACCCTAGGTTGTGGGGATGTTAATCATTCTGTCATTTGAGTGGTCCCGATGTCTAACAGTGACATTAGTTTAGCGTTTTCGAAGGAGCCCATTCCAGTCCATATTTGGAGGAGGCTTGGGCTTGAGAAGCAGCCCCGACTCCAGTATGGGCTAGGCCTGGTTCCAATGTTGGGCAAGAGATGGGTGAAAATGATCAGATCCAACTGAAAATACATAGAGAAGTATTAGGAATCAGCCGACACGATGGATCAGCTCGGTTGATCCGATTCTGATCCAACCATTAGCGATTATGATCGGTATCAGCCCATTCATTGATCCAATTCCCGattcttgaaagttgaaaccatagaaagtaggggtgaaacaaggccGGGTTgagccgggtttcttaaaatcctaacccaaccctagatcTTCAAAATTCAACTTAGGGTCAACCCAACCATGTCGGGTTCATACCAACATGACCTTTattgaccctatcaagaccGGGTTgtgtcgggttgggttgggttgaccttggcttaTGCAATatttggattaaccttgattgacctatttttgtcattcatatcttatacattaaaaaattatagaaaaatgaaattacaatagGAGCCCtgaattctaatataaaaattcagggtTAAATTTGACGTTGGGTTGAATTAGGTTGGGTAGGGCTAAGGCCTCAATCTTgacctagggttggggtttttcaaccctaacccgcctcTTGATagaaaaaacttggcccaacccATGTTTGAACTCAGGACGATCAAGGCGGGTTTGGATTGTTGGGCCAAACTTTCATCCCTAATGGAAAGGATCTATTGATCCTAAAATTGAAGATTAAGTCCTcatatgaaaattatttttatataaaattaatcTACACAGATGGAATCTACCCAACAATCAACTCCGTAATATATTCCATCTGCACAAACAGTGAAAAATGGATCAACTGCTTGTACGAAGCCTGATCGTATAAATCAACATCTAACTGATAAAAGGAAAGACAAGTGTTGAATGCTAACCTGTACAACTTGTATAACTAATCATAAGCAGGTAATCGTATAGGCAGCAAATCCTATCTGAATCGGCCCATATggcagtttcttcttcttcttcatctcttgtGGCTGAAAATCAAAATGGTGAACGTGTCATCCTACTTCCTCTCCCTCAGCTCAAACACGACACTTGTCtatacactctctctctctctctctctcttatgttaTTATCCACTCCTCATTCTCCTCCTAAACAATTTCAGattacccacaaaaaatttCATCTCCAGCAAAGGAATTGAAGTTCCAGTTTCAAGCTTGTTGCAGGTTTTATCAGATTGGATTtctaatagtaaaaaaaaaaggtgaagagATGTCGGGGGTATCGCTTGCAGTGGCTCCCCGGATGGAGCCAGATCAGACCACATCCTCCACCGCCGACCCAACTAAACCACAAGAAGCAGTAGTGGGAGGAACGATGGGGTCGCTTCGCGTGATAGAGCTCCAACTGGTAGCCTTCATAATGGTCTTCTCCGTCAGCGGTCTCGTCCCACTCCTCGACCTCGTCTACCCCGCATTCGTCTCCGTTTACATCCTCGCCCTTTCACGATTCGCCTTCCCTTCCCACCATCGCCAAGGGAAGACGACGACGATGACAGAAGAGATCCTCCAGGAGGGAGGCTTCTTCAGGTTCTACGTGGTGGCGGGGACCACCATAGGGCTATTCCTACCATTAGCTTACGTTCTTGGTGGGTTCGCCCGTGGAGACGAGCATGCGGTGCGATCCGCTACACCTCACCTCTTCTTGCTTTCCTTCCAGATCCTCACTGAGAACATCATCAGTGGGTTGACCCTGTTCTCTCCCCCGGTTAGAGCTCTGGTTCCTCTCCTCTATACGGTTCGCCGGATCTTCATCATCGTCGATTGGATCAACGACGTTTGGTTCATCAAGACTCTTCCAGCAAATGCTCCAACTAAGGTATACTTGACCCTGCCGCGAGTACTAtaaggcccgtttgattttgtttttagaaacgtgttttttgattttttatgtgttGATATTCGAAAAAgtattccaaattaaaaaaaaaaaaaaagaaggaaaatttatgCTTAACTCTATCTCTAGAAAcatgaatggaaaaataagTCTAAAAATAAGTCTGACTTATTTTTCTACTcctagaaacaagtggaaggaacaaaaattgtgaaaaacctgaCATTTCGCTCGACCTATTCAACCCTAATCCACGGTTGAAACTTCTCATTATTCAGAAACGGCAACTTCAACCTAGTTGTGTGAAGCTCACAGTTTTGAATTGTCTTCATctttctgaagctcatctcatTATCTCCGCGAAGTATATCTACAACTTCAATATCGTGCTTTCACTCGTGAGCTACATACTTACAATGTTGTGCCCTCACTTGTGTCTTGGACTAGAGAGCACCCCTTACTGCGTTGTCGaaaatgtttctagaaatagaaaaatcaaatacttttttgtaattccaaaaatcgtttcttagctGTTTCtagagacaaaaaataaataaataaataaataaaataaaaatcaaacggGACTTAAGTCTTGGACTACTCATTTGATGTAGGATTATTATTTGTGTTCCAGGATACAGTATGGTCTTGGTTTGGAAAGGTTTTGGCTTTGGCGAACTTTGCTTACTTCTCCATCAACTTGTTTGGGTTCTTGATCCCAAAGTTTCTTCCGAGGTCATTCGAGATGTATCTCAGGGAGAGAGATGAGATCTACTTCAAGACTAGAGAGGATAAGCGACCAGTGGATTCCAACAACACATCCTCATACGAGACTCCTTCATCAAAGAAGTCTGACTGATTAATTTGATTGGTATATGAATGAATATATAGATATCGATATATACGCTGCTCTCTTTCTTATGCTAAAACATTTTCATCTTTTCCAGGTGCAGTGCAGTGTAGTCCCGTAGAGCAGCTCTGATTTGTTGTTGTTCTGTTCAAATATTATGTTTCTTGTGTAAGCTCTAGTGAATGGACTAGACATTTTGAGTATTtaattagattttaattagattGGTTTGGAATTCTATGCATATGGTATAGATTTAGGCCCAAAATCTAATGGATCAATTTAAGGTTAGATAATTCGGCTCTAATGCTACAAGACATATACTATAGTTGGTAATTAGAAAGGAAAAGGGTGAAGGGAAACCAGGGTCAGCCATCTAGAGGAACCCTAAAATTCTCTATGACTAAAGGCAATGGAGTAGGAAATAACATTGTGGTTGGATCACTGTTACAAAACATAGTATTGGGGACTGGATTGGTCACAGTCACTTTTGATAAGTATCAATATTGGTTTTGATTCAGATCAAACGTCACTTTTGATAATCATGGGTTGGATGCAATTGAGGGGTTGGTCAATTTTTTATCTGTGTatttgcgatttaagtggagattgTGGCGGTGGGTGGGTTGTTGTGTTAGTCTCTCTGGGATTAGTCAAGGTGCGCGTAAGCTGACCCAgataccttggttaacaaagaaaaaagggaaagggtTGTTAGATAGGTGATGTGGTGAATTCAAgatgtgtttttattttttattttttattaatgatgtgttgggtttttatttctaatatttttatagTGGCACCTAATTTTATAAAAACTTATGTGACAGAAAGAATGGAATCtccaattatatatattttctctggCATGTAAAATATACATTTCACGTCATTCTTATAGCGTATTAAGCAAGTGTATACATTTCAATTAGGGTGGATTATTTGATCAAGATGAATTTTAGAATGGATACACTTCGACGATATGAATCACTTATCAAGTCTTGTTTGATCTTGTAGTCTACAAAACCTCATATCATCATAattttttatagggtttttatgttcttgggttgggttttaaatctattatatatatatatatatatatataagagtaAAATTGTTATTGTGTAGAGATtaaggtattagggtttttaagaaaataaatttaaacaCGAATTAGGGACATCACATTGTGAGGTGAAAATTGATGTAGAGCGTTTTTAATGACATAGTGAAAAATTCTATCGTTCTCTTAGGTGGATCATGGATGTAAGTATTCGAGTTAAACCACAATAAATCCTCTTGTTCTTAGTTTTTACCCTGTGGGCTTTGTCTGTTCTTGTACACAATGTATGACTGTGATTCATTGTTTGGGCTTGGGCCACTTTAAAATAGGGCCCGGCCCTTCCCTCGTACACATGTTCCCAATGGTCTTATTCATTATTCAAAAGGATGGTCCTATCCCTAAGGAATACCAAAAAGGACCGTCTTCCCCCATGAAAACAGTgaaaacccctctctctctctctctcgttcgtATTGACCAAGAAAGCTCTTCTCCTCTAGCTCGACCATCCACCTTGATACTttatcatttgctctcaaacCCCATCACAGaggcaagaagaaagagggaaataaaGGAGTAAAATCTACCCCCCAAAACAAAGCTAAAGTCCATCCATCGTAGTCCTCATTCTTCCACCATGTTCTATTCTCGTATGAGGACCTGATCCAAACTCTATACAGCAAGCCATTGAAACTTTAGAAGACCACCTGACCAATGGTGAGTTATCCAAGAGAATCTAGTCATTGGGgtcgtctttttttttggtaaaatagaaGACATGAGTTACACAATGTTACACTGTTTATCAAAACAAGAAACCAAGGAGTGGAATATGGCAAATCCGTTGTACATATCATTAATGGAGCATTCTATGATAGGGGATGGGCAAAACCACTAACTTCCTTAGAAATACAATTGTGAACACAACTTTCAATAATATGTGCAAATTCCTCTTTCACAATAGAGAGGGGTAGAATCCAAATGGACATAAGAACGACGCATTCTAGACACAAAGTATCACAGTATGCATGTGACCCAACACAAGTCAGACATGGAGTGTCATAGTATGCTTGCAGCCCAAAGCAAGACCAACTACCAAAAAGGCCGGAGACAACGCCGCGGAGAAGAAATCCATGGATTCTGTGGTTAGATGAGACTTCAGGAATGATTTTAGTGGAAACGGAGTTTACTCTGTGACAACATaacatttaaaaattttaaactcCAAAGGTGGTGTGTGTATTGTAAGGATGTcgatttagaatcaaaattgaaaatcaaatgGAACTGAACCAAATCATAAGGCCCCAACCCAACAATTGCCTCACCGCCCACATCCCATTTAGGGATGCCAAGTTCCCAGTACCATATATTGGATTGGTGATAGGAATCCAAAAACGGGTTGATGAAAACCAGAATACTCTCCTCCACATCGCCACCTACTCTGAAAACCTCCAAGTTGTGAGGGTAATCCACGAAAATTACCAACAATTATGATTGGAAGCAAGAACTGTAGAAGAGATTTGAAAGTACTTAAGAGGAAGCTCTAATGTTGGGTTGTTATTTTCGTTAATTTGAATGCCCCCTAAAAATTTTCCAGGTTTTGATCTGCGTGTGACAGTTTTTGGAGTTTCACCTTTGTGAGTTTGTGTTTTGTGTtcgtttttatttatttatttatttttatttgctcTTCCGTAGTTCCAGATCTCGAATTTGTGGAGTTTAGAGTTTTGAAGCAAACAAGTCAATATGAAATCAGAAAAGTAGAGGTGTGCGTCACCCATTGGCTTCCTTATGCTATGAGTAGATATTTGTCTTTGAGAACAgtgattttagttttattttttccttctgtAATTGACTTGTGTTCCTGTTTTTTAACTGAACTAGGTGCAAGAGAAATTCTGGTTGTGATAGGTATCAATATTTCCTTTACCcctttttttactcttttttttgttaagttAAACATAGATTGGGTAATTTTGCAAAGGGAAACttaaaagtgggtaatcatgtaatttttcctaaatcAGACTAAACTCTAAAATCATGTGTCTTTGTTGATTTGTGAAATTAGTTACTGGGTTTCTTTGTTGAATTGtgtaaaaaagaatgaaagatatCAAATTTGACATTATGAAATTGACTCTTTGCCACTTGGAAGATTCCTTTTTTGCTTTCCACTGTAATTGACATACGACCATAGGGCCTACGGGTCCACCTACCACAAAATTCATCTCTATCCAATCTACAATGCGGCAAAATTTGTATCAATATAAAGAAGCTCTCTAGACATATTGGATcaaaaaagtttattttttttatttttatttttttttaaatcaatttagTTTCCTAGTGTTgcatgaactgcatcatgaagTTATagattagatatatatatatatatttttcaatgatattgattaatttttattttatgaataaCACTAAAAGAGTAATCTATTGCATGAGGATCTTGTTATTGCAGGGTCATTAAGGGGCAAATGTACATAATCTTGtctatgaccaacatgttacaataatgcaacttaaccattgcgcCATAGGCTCGCCCATTGTAAGAATTGTACgcttttctttaaattttgtaTGGGCTTTGCttaaaaacacacacacacacacacacaagaaaaGAGCCTTTGAACTTATTCTTCTCCCAAGGTACTAATCATGTTATGTTATTATCTTCCTCAAAAACTCAATTAATGATTTATGTTACAAACTGATGGAGAGACAATTTATCCTAACGAAGACTTATTGGTGGCTTTTCTCCTCTTAAAAATTAATAGTTCACAAATCTCCTAatggaaaattttggtttttgagaTTTGTCTACGACCATATTTGCCAGGGTTTAACTTCAACAGAATTACAGAATGGCTTTTGTCTCAAACAGAGATAATGgtcggtctctctctctctctctctctttgaatgCTTCTCGAGTGATCCCATGTGAAGAGAATGACATAAATACTTACTGTGTGAGGGACAGGACTCAGGACTGACTCAGTAGTAGATGGTCACAGACAATTCGGGGACCACCGGACAAACATCAACTTTGATTTAGCCTCTCATCACTCCAtgcatcttctctctctctctctgtatctGTTTGGGTATTTCAGTGAATTTTGAGCCCCTGCCTTGAAAGAAATATGACCTTTTAAGAGAAGGGAAAACCTACTTATCTACATGACTTATCTACATCTACATGGGCACCTCCATCTCTGTATTATTTCTATTTGACTCTACTGTAATTATTAGGGTTCCACGCGAAAGCAATTATCTTATCCCATATAAGATGTGAATAATCCGATGTAGAAGCATGTACGGACTTGGATACCTTCTCCTTAATGGTGAGTTTTTAAGGATGAATTCTATCCAAGTCACTGATTAGTGGTAATAAAGCTAGAACATGACAACTCTGATGTGCTTTCAGACGATATAGAAAGCTCTAGGAAGATCTCAGTACCGACATTGCTAGAAAACCCTAGTTGGGCACAGATgaaatgatctttttttttttcttttctactatTGTAAATCCACCACCCCAGgtgacaaacaaacacagacAAAGAGTAATCACATCACATCTACTTTGTGGAAATTGGGATTGATTATATGTCCATGCCATCCTCAGATATGGAGAACTAAAGCTATCACTTGATCataatagttttctttttcttgtttttgtgttgtttggttgtgtttggaTGAAGGATTTCCTGCTTGTTGGTAAGCAGGAAGTATTGATTCCTTGCTGttctttcaatttttgttttcctctCCAGAGGTACAGAAAGTTACACATCAACATTCTCTGACCTAACcccatttctttcttctctttcttttatttctttgattttcattaatcaatCAGTCACATAAAGTGGCTCAAATTATGTAGAAAATTATGAGATGTACCACCTTTAATTTGATGTCTTCTACTGGAATTCATTATTCATTTAGATATATATGCCATAGCCTTAATTATGATAACGACGACAAACAACTAAGTTCTTATCAATCCATGTCTTTTACTATATATCTCATTTTGGGATGGGAAATGAACGCTACTTGGTCACATGACCCTTTCATCAAGAAACTA includes:
- the LOC122068145 gene encoding uncharacterized protein LOC122068145 — protein: MSGVSLAVAPRMEPDQTTSSTADPTKPQEAVVGGTMGSLRVIELQLVAFIMVFSVSGLVPLLDLVYPAFVSVYILALSRFAFPSHHRQGKTTTMTEEILQEGGFFRFYVVAGTTIGLFLPLAYVLGGFARGDEHAVRSATPHLFLLSFQILTENIISGLTLFSPPVRALVPLLYTVRRIFIIVDWINDVWFIKTLPANAPTKDTVWSWFGKVLALANFAYFSINLFGFLIPKFLPRSFEMYLRERDEIYFKTREDKRPVDSNNTSSYETPSSKKSD